Proteins from a genomic interval of Anabrus simplex isolate iqAnaSimp1 chromosome 13, ASM4041472v1, whole genome shotgun sequence:
- the Taf12 gene encoding transcription initiation factor TFIID subunit 12 isoform X1, giving the protein MSANISGNTIGQVQNIVTKSVVGTTQPTMITMSAPQQHQILTPNVNAVKMEIDSGIKTQQYAQAPQTVMATQSMPNMSTSPSPGLVGNLQSIGTTASASTTLSPLQQSNTTNIMSSSSPSALGSQVKNSASSASSTTHDNIQSQILTRPRLQDLVREVDPTEQLDEEVEELLLQLADDFVESTVGAACLLAKHRRSTTVEVKDVQLHLERHWNMWLPGFGTDELRPYKRAVVTEAHKQRLALIRKALKKY; this is encoded by the exons ATGAGCGCAAATATTAGTGGCAATACTATCGGTCAAGTTCAGAATATTGTGACCAAAAGTGTAGTTGGGACAACTCAGCCCACTATGATTACCATGTCTGCCCCTCAGCAACATCAGATCCTGACACCAAATGTTAATGCTGTCAAAATGGAGATAGACTCTGGAATTAAAACG CAGCAGTACGCGCAAGCTCCTCAGACCGTGATGGCGACCCAGAGCATGCCCAACATGAGCACTTCGCCCTCCCCTGGTCTGGTGGGGAACCTCCAGTCCATCGGCACCACGGCATCAGCATCCACGACGCTTTCTCCGCTCCAGCAGAGCAACACTACTAACATCATGAGCTCATCTAGTCCATCTGCCCTGGGCTCCCAGGTCAAGAACTCAGCGTCATCTGCTTCTTCAACTACTCACGATAACATCCAGTCACAG ATCCTGACCAGACCTCGACTTCAAGATCTGGTGCGTGAAGTGGATCCCACGGAGCAGTTGGACGAAGAAGTTGAAGAATTGCTCCTCCAGTTGGCTGACGATTTTGTGGAGTCGACAGTCGGTGCTGCTTGTCTTCTTGCAAAGCATCGACGATCGACCACAGTAGAAGTGAAGGACGTACAGCTCCATCttg AGAGACACTGGAATATGTGGCTTCCAGGCTTCGGCACAGATGAACTCCGCCCTTACAAACGTGCTGTTGTTACTGAAGCACATAAGCAACGGTTAGCTTTAATTAGGAAAGCTCTTAAAAAATACTAA
- the Taf12 gene encoding transcription initiation factor TFIID subunit 12 isoform X2 produces the protein MSANISGNTIGQVQNIVTKSVVGTTQPTMITMSAPQQHQILTPNVNAVKMEIDSGIKTQYAQAPQTVMATQSMPNMSTSPSPGLVGNLQSIGTTASASTTLSPLQQSNTTNIMSSSSPSALGSQVKNSASSASSTTHDNIQSQILTRPRLQDLVREVDPTEQLDEEVEELLLQLADDFVESTVGAACLLAKHRRSTTVEVKDVQLHLERHWNMWLPGFGTDELRPYKRAVVTEAHKQRLALIRKALKKY, from the exons ATGAGCGCAAATATTAGTGGCAATACTATCGGTCAAGTTCAGAATATTGTGACCAAAAGTGTAGTTGGGACAACTCAGCCCACTATGATTACCATGTCTGCCCCTCAGCAACATCAGATCCTGACACCAAATGTTAATGCTGTCAAAATGGAGATAGACTCTGGAATTAAAACG CAGTACGCGCAAGCTCCTCAGACCGTGATGGCGACCCAGAGCATGCCCAACATGAGCACTTCGCCCTCCCCTGGTCTGGTGGGGAACCTCCAGTCCATCGGCACCACGGCATCAGCATCCACGACGCTTTCTCCGCTCCAGCAGAGCAACACTACTAACATCATGAGCTCATCTAGTCCATCTGCCCTGGGCTCCCAGGTCAAGAACTCAGCGTCATCTGCTTCTTCAACTACTCACGATAACATCCAGTCACAG ATCCTGACCAGACCTCGACTTCAAGATCTGGTGCGTGAAGTGGATCCCACGGAGCAGTTGGACGAAGAAGTTGAAGAATTGCTCCTCCAGTTGGCTGACGATTTTGTGGAGTCGACAGTCGGTGCTGCTTGTCTTCTTGCAAAGCATCGACGATCGACCACAGTAGAAGTGAAGGACGTACAGCTCCATCttg AGAGACACTGGAATATGTGGCTTCCAGGCTTCGGCACAGATGAACTCCGCCCTTACAAACGTGCTGTTGTTACTGAAGCACATAAGCAACGGTTAGCTTTAATTAGGAAAGCTCTTAAAAAATACTAA